ATGATATCGAAGATCTGGGAGATGTGCATATCCCTCGGCCCAACCGAAAAGAAGTTCAAGAAGATCATCTAAGGAATTTAAAAGAGGTTGCTGAAGGAAATACCAACCTTGCTGAAGCGGTAGATCAGGTAGTAACCGAAGGTCGATTCCCGTTAATTATTGGAGGAGATCATAGTATTGCGATTGGGTCTTTGGCTGGTATTGCAAAACATTATGACAATCTTGGTGTAATTTGGTATGATGCTCATGGGGATTTAAATACAGGGGATACATCCCCTTCAGGAAATATTCATGGTATGCCATTAGCTGTAAGCTTAGGGATTGGTCATGAACGTTTAACGGGTATCCATGGATACACGCCAAAAATTAAACCTGAGAATATCGTTATTATAGGAGCACGCTCTCTTGACGAGGGTGAAAAGCAATTAATTAAAGAAAAGGGAATAAGGGTATATACCATGCATGAGATTGATCGTATGGGAATGCCGGGAGTGATTCAGGAATCAGTGGAGTACTTGAAGGATCGTACTGATGGAGTTCATCTAAGTTTAGATCTGGACGGATTGGATCCTAATGAAGCACCGGGAGTAGGGACACCTGTAATGGGTGGAATGAGCTATAGAGAAAGCCACTTAGCAATGGAAATGTTTGCAGAAGCTAACTTTATTACTTCAGCGGAATTCGTTGAGGTGAATCCGATATTGGATGAGAAGAATAAAACGGCGACTGTTGCAGTCGGTTTGATGGGTTCGTTATTCGGAGAGAATTTAAAATAGAACGATAGAAAAGTGAGCGAAACAGCAGCTTATTCTCATAAGTTGCTGTTTCCGTTATTTATTTTTTCTTGCTTCATATTCATTAAGTAAACCATCTAACCGGGAGCTTGCTTCAATGACCTCTTGAGATGATAAAGGTAAGCTTGAGCTTAGCTGAATCATTTCATTTCTACACATTTCAATCTCATTTAACAATTCTTTCAACATTCTATTTCCTCCTTACTATAACCTAAGTACTATACTATAGTTGTATATATCCTATTTATATAAAGTTAAACCTCTCATTTTAAAAAAATGCAAATGTATAACTTTTGTACATATAATTTCTTTTTTATTTTTTTAATTGATTTTGAAACCTGGTCGTAGGTTTATTCGTATGTAGAATGACCGCAGATCTAGCGGAGGTATAGTACATGGAGATATTTATTAAACAAAAGATTAAAAAAGTAAAAAAAGGTGATCACTCAGCCTTTGAAGATGTAGTGACGTTTTACCAAAATAAAGTTTACCAAATATGTTACCGGATGCTTGGGAATGCTCATGAAGCAGAAGATATTGCTCAAGAAGCTTTTATACGAGCCTATACGAACATCCACTCTTTTGATGAGAACCGAAAGTTTTCTACTTGGTTATATCGGATTGCGACCAATTTATCCATTGATCGAATACGAAAGAAGAAACCAGACTACTTTCTGGATGCTGAGGTGAAGGGTACTGAAGGCTTAAACATGTACTCGCAAATTTCAGCTGACGAAGCGCTGCCAGAAGAAGAGGTGGAAAGCTTAGAGTTGCAGGAATATATTCATCATGAAATTCTTCAACTTCCTGCTAAGTATCGTTCTGTTATCGTCCTTCGATATATAGATGAGCTTTCATTACAAGAGATTAGTGACATTTTGGACATTCCGGTCGGAACTGTAAAAACGAGAGTTCACCGAGGACGCGAAGCGCTTCGTAAGAAACTTCGTCACGTGTAAAGGAGTGATGGGAAATGAAGTGTGCAAATGACGTTATTCAGTTAATGCATAAACATTTAGACGATGGGTTAAACGAAGAAGAGACAAAACTATTAAAACAACACCTTCAACAATGTGATGATTGCCAATCCCATTTTCATGAATTAAAGAGAACAGTAGCCATGGTTCAAAGTACAAGTGCGGTTCAAGCTCCGCCTGATTTCACGGCAAAGGTCATGGGAAATCTGCCTAAAGAAAAGAAACGTTCAGGTTACAAGCGGTGGTTCAAAGCCCACCCTATGATTACAGCAGCTGCGATTTTCTTTATTTTGATGTTTAGTGGCATTTTCTCTACTTGGAGTCAGGATCAGCAATTGAGCGTTTCAAAACAGAAAGATATAGTGATTCAAGAGAATACGGTCATTGTACCTGAAGGGAAAACCGTAGAAGGCGATCTTGTAGTGAAGAATGGTAATTTAAAGGTAGAAGGTAAGGTAAATGGGGATGTAGTCTTAATCAATGGGGACCACTTAAAGGCATCCGCCGGTGAGGTT
The nucleotide sequence above comes from Pontibacillus chungwhensis. Encoded proteins:
- the rocF gene encoding arginase, translated to MNRKLSIIGAPMDLGQNRRGVDMGPSALRYAGVIERLERLEYDIEDLGDVHIPRPNRKEVQEDHLRNLKEVAEGNTNLAEAVDQVVTEGRFPLIIGGDHSIAIGSLAGIAKHYDNLGVIWYDAHGDLNTGDTSPSGNIHGMPLAVSLGIGHERLTGIHGYTPKIKPENIVIIGARSLDEGEKQLIKEKGIRVYTMHEIDRMGMPGVIQESVEYLKDRTDGVHLSLDLDGLDPNEAPGVGTPVMGGMSYRESHLAMEMFAEANFITSAEFVEVNPILDEKNKTATVAVGLMGSLFGENLK
- the sigW gene encoding RNA polymerase sigma factor SigW, whose protein sequence is MEIFIKQKIKKVKKGDHSAFEDVVTFYQNKVYQICYRMLGNAHEAEDIAQEAFIRAYTNIHSFDENRKFSTWLYRIATNLSIDRIRKKKPDYFLDAEVKGTEGLNMYSQISADEALPEEEVESLELQEYIHHEILQLPAKYRSVIVLRYIDELSLQEISDILDIPVGTVKTRVHRGREALRKKLRHV
- a CDS encoding anti-sigma factor family protein encodes the protein MKCANDVIQLMHKHLDDGLNEEETKLLKQHLQQCDDCQSHFHELKRTVAMVQSTSAVQAPPDFTAKVMGNLPKEKKRSGYKRWFKAHPMITAAAIFFILMFSGIFSTWSQDQQLSVSKQKDIVIQENTVIVPEGKTVEGDLVVKNGNLKVEGKVNGDVVLINGDHLKASAGEVTGELNQVDQIFGWMWYNIKKTTKDIFSFTQ
- a CDS encoding aspartyl-phosphate phosphatase Spo0E family protein, yielding MLKELLNEIEMCRNEMIQLSSSLPLSSQEVIEASSRLDGLLNEYEARKNK